One Tachysurus vachellii isolate PV-2020 chromosome 8, HZAU_Pvac_v1, whole genome shotgun sequence genomic window carries:
- the mmadhcb gene encoding metabolism of cobalamin associated Db, whose amino-acid sequence MASVLCSRARMVTYLPGLHVLVRNIAGTRCFSDARNINVTPLDMGPRTVWPDETMGPFGPQDKRFQLPGNIGFARELEDLAEQKPGLACTSLPDVLTVPSNTERHEFILAQFITDFHENAEASSVLDKVDSAEQFFNHSRVECAVQSCPELLKKDFASMFPEAPSSGMMVLTVTQRTENDMTAWSEEVDKEREQLLAKFIEGAKEICYALHSEGFWADFIDPSSGLAFFGSYTNNTLFETDERYRHLGFQIEDLGCCKVIRHSLWGTHAFVGTVFTNAPPGSNVMKKLQGN is encoded by the exons ATGGCCAGT GTGCTCTGTAGCAGAGCCAGGATGGTTACATACCTGCCAGGGCTTCACGTTCTTGTGCGGAACATAGCAGGAACCAGATGTTTTTCAGACGCACGTAACATCAATGTCACACCCCTGGATATGG GACCGAGGACGGTGTGGCCCGATGAGACCATGGGTCCGTTTGGTCCTCAGGATAAACGCTTCCAGCTTCCCGGTAACATAGGATTTGCCAGGGAGCTCGAAGACTTGGCAGAGCAGAAGCCAGGCCTTGCGTGTACATCACTACCGGACGTGCTGACAGTTCCGTCTAACACCGAGAGGCACGAGTTCATCCTGGCACAGTTCATCACCGACTTCCAC GAGAACGCAGAGGCTTCATCAGTGCTCGACAAGGTCGACAGTGCAGAGCAGTTTTTCAACCATTCCAGAGTTGAGTGTGCTGTTCAGTCCTGCCCAGAACTGCTGAAAAAAG actttgCGTCAATGTTTCCCGAAGCCCCGTCTAGCGGCATGATGGTGCTGACTGTAACACAGAGAACAGAGAATGACATGACCGCCTGGTCTGAGGAGGTGGACAAGGAGAGAGAGCAACTGCTGGCTAAA TTCATCGAAGGGGCAAAGGAGATCTGCTACGCTCTGCACTCAGAGGGCTTTTGGGCCGACTTTATCGACCCTTCGTCCGGACTTGCG TTTTTCGGCTCTTACACCAACAACACGCTGTTCGAAACAGACGAGCGTTATCGCCACCTGGGTTTCCAGATCGAAGATCTCGGATGCTGTAAAGTGATCCGTCACTCTCTGTGGGGCACTCACGCGTTCGTAGGAACCGTTTTCACCAACGCGCCGCCCGGCAGCAACGTCATGAAGAAGCTGCAAGGAAATTAA
- the lypd6 gene encoding ly6/PLAUR domain-containing protein 6, producing the protein MEPWPVVAWFLMLPFITDWIKTVQSRDFTKKDIIFLHPSTTPYPGGFKCFTCEEAADNYECNRWAPDVYCPQEAKYCYTHHKLDWVGNTVSVTKRCVSLDDCLSTGCTDTDHEGLRVCVSCCEGNICNMPLPWNETDAIFATTSPLNGSNRTALDRTLLLSFILLLFVLLSHD; encoded by the exons ATGGAACCCTGGCCTGTAGTGGCCTGGTTCTTAATGCTGCCTTTCATCACTGACTGGATAAAGACTGTGCAGTCACGAGACTTTacaaaaaaggacattattttccTCCATCCCTCGA CTACTCCGTATCCAGGAGGATTCAAGTGTTTCACATGCGAGGAAGCAGCTGACAATTACGAGTGTAATCGCTGGGCACCAGATGTTTACTGCCCACAAG AGGCTAAATATTGTTATACACATCACAAGCTGGACTGGGTTGGAAACACGGTGTCTGTAACGAAGCGTTGCGTCTCACTGGACGACTGTCTATCTACCGGATGCACTGACACGGACCATGAAGGACTCAGG gtgtgtgtttcctgttgtgAGGGAAACATCTGTAACATGCCTCTCCCTTGGAACGAAACAGATGCCATTTTCGCCACCACTTCACCTCTGAACGGCAGCAATCGCACTGCCCTGGATCGCACACTTCTCCtctccttcatcctcctcctcttcgtTCTCCTCAGCCATGACTGA